Genomic window (Nitrospirales bacterium LBB_01):
TCCTACCTGCACCCTCCTCAATAAGTCTTTCTGCGTGTGTCATGTAATCAGCAGCTATCTCAGCTTCTATTTGTGATGACAGGTCTGACAAGTAACCTTGTTCTAAATTATACTTCAGTGACTTAATGATAGCAACACACCTTTCAACACTTGAAACTTCATTAGATAGTCTTCTAAAATTATCGGCATATTCTTTATGAACATGTCCTTCTGGAAATAACTGTGTCAGAAAAATATGACAATCTGTACGCCATTCTATAAATTCTGATTTATTAAGTCCTACTATAGGTATTTGCTTGCCATAATTAAGATGATCATTCTTATACTCAATTATTTGTACATTAGACAACAACTTATTGCCTTCTTCTATTAACTCATCAAATCTTTTGTTGAACTTCTCATTTAATTGCTTAGGCAGAATCACATTTTCCCCCCCTACTTTTCCGTATCCTTTGGTACAGATGCGGCACGATTAATAAAAAACTACTTTTGCTTTCCCCCCTTCTTCCCCTTATCACTGTCCGTTCTTTTATTATTGGAATTTTCCAAATATTTGATGTTCTCTACAACCTTATCAAAATCACTGCCCGGCTCCTTCGCCTCAACTTGCCGTCTCTCTGCTTCAAATTTACCAAACTCTTGCTTTGCGTGCTCTGCAGCCAATTCATGCGATACCTTGCCTGCGTGGGTCAGAATGTTTTGTTCATTAAATTCAAGAAACGCATCAAGTTTTTTGACCCAATCGGCCATGTGCATTGGTTTGCGATTCTTAGCCTGAAGCTCGGCATAATCAAGATACATGTTAACTATCCTGTTTAGCTCAAGCAACTCATCCACAGTAAGATAGTTTTTTGCTACCGTAATGTCGGTTTTACGAATTGGCCCGTTGGGAGAATTTTTCCAAGTCATGAGCCCCATGTTTGGTTTCTTTGCATCTGCCCTGTGTTTTATCACCGTCTGCTGCAGTCTGTCCGTGAATAGCCCAATGGAGCTTATTCTGTACGGTGGCATAAAAAGCCTTAGTAATCTTTATATTTGGTTCATAATCAATGCTGGTAGCATAGATGTCCGTTATTTTCTGATAGAAACGCCGCTCGGAGGTACGTATTGCTCTGATTCGCTCAAGTAACTCATCAAATCATTCCCGAGAGTACGACCTTCCTCTAGCCGTCTGTCATCAAGGACAAATCCCTTAACAATATATTCCTTCAGGGTCTGTGTTGCCCACTGCCGGAATCTTGTGCCTTGTTGTGAGCGAACCCTATAGCCTACTGCAAGAATCATGTCAAGGTTGTAATGGTTAACATCACGCTGAATCTTGCGTTTACCCTCAGTTTGAACTATTAAGTATTTCTTAATAGTTGCCTCAGGTGAGAGTTCACCTTCCTCAAAAACACTGGAAATATGCATGTTTACGTTTGGTACACTGGTTTGATAGAGTTCGGCAATTTCACGCTGGGTTAACCATACTGTGTTTCCGTCAAGGCGAACCTGTAGACGCAGTGCGCCATCTTTGTATATTAAAATGTTCCCACCTGGATTGTCTTGAGGTGGAGGATTTATATCTTTTCCAATTGTGTGTATCATAGAATGCTCCCCGTTAAAACAGATAAAATATTATAACACTTTTAGTAGAGGAAGATGTGTGCCAACGAAGTTAGACAAGGAAATGCGGTTTAGATATCTCTGTGGACGATTTCTACGTTAAGGGAGTGTTTGGAGATGAAAGCTGCAACTTTTTGGGTTATGGCAGGCGCTCTGTGGCGGCCTCCGGTGCAGCCTATTCCTATTGTTAGAAACGATTTGCCCTCTTTTATATAATTTGGTATCAGAAAATCCAGTAAATCCTCTATCTTTTTAAGGTATTCCACAGTGACATGGTTTTCTATGACGTAATCGCTTACCGATTTATCCAATCCAGTAAGCGGTCTTAGGTTTTCTACAAAATGGGGATTTGCCAAAAACCGTACATCAAACAACATGTCCAAATGGTGCGGAGTGCCGGATTTAAAACCAAACGAAATCAGCGTGACCTTTAACGACGAGGTTGAAACCCCTCCGAACAACGACGTTATATGGGTTCTCAACTGATGCGGCGTATATGCCGACGTGTCAACGATCATTTCTGCCTCGTTTCTAAGCGGTTTAAGCAGAGCCCCTTCGCTCTCCATTGCCTTAACCATGTTGCCGTCGTGGAGTTTTTGCAGAGGATGCGGCCGTCTCGTTTCCTTAAACCGCCGTATCAACACATCGGTCTCCGCCTCTAAAAACAGTATCTGAAGCGTATAAGCCTTTCTTAAGTGCACAAGGGTTGACTCCAAATCGGATAGAAAACTCTTTTCCCTGACATCCATACCTATGGCTATGCTGCCCACCTCGGCGCTCTTTGTCGTTAACTTTACAAAATCATCAATCAAAGATGGCGGCAGGTTATCTACGCAAAAGTAACCGCTGTCCTCAAGGGCACGCAACGTCACTGTCTTACCAGCGCCGGACATGCCCGTAACTATCAGGACAAAGGTCTTAGAGCTCATCGCGTTGGCTCTATCAGTCCAAAATCACCGTCTTTTCTTCTGTAAATCACGTTTACATCTCCTGTTAGTTCATTTGAAAAAATGTAGAAGTCTTTGTCCAGAAGCTCCAGATTCATCGCTGCCTCATCGGGCGGCATCGGTTTCATATCAAATCTCTTGCGTTTGATTATACGTATCTGGTGTGTGTCCTGAGTGGCTATTTCTGTGTGCTCTGCATGTCCTGCGGTACCCTTAGCGGCTCCTTTTCTCTTTGAGGTCAGCTTGTCCTTGTACTTTTTTATCTGACGCTCCAGTTTTTCCACCACCTCGTCTATTGACGAGTACATCTCGGCTGTTATTGACTCAGCCTGAATCAGCACCCCGTTAGACTTTATCAGTACCTCTGCCTTGTGTCTGTACTTTTCTACCGTTAAGACTACCATCGCGTCACACTCATGAACGAGCATCTTGGCAAACTTCTTGATTTTGCCCTCCGCATAGTCCTTTATTGACTCTGTTATGTCGAAATTACGTCCGGTAATAGATACGTTCATATAGTGCCTCCAGTGTTTGTTGTTTTATTTATGTTGTGTTTAATTGGCTGTTTTTTTCCTCTTAGTGTGCGGAGCAATGCTAAGCTCCTCTCTGTATTTGGCAAGTGTGCGTCTTGCTATTTTTATTCCTTTACCGCTTAGAATGTCCATTAATTTCTGATCCGTTAGCGGATTGGTCTTGTCCTCTTCGCAGATGATTTTCTTTATCAGCTCCTTAACTGTCGTTGAGGATATATCGCCGTCATCTGAGCCCAGAGAGTTGCTGAAGAAAAACCTGAATGGATACACTCCGTGACCACATGCAAGGTACTTGTTAGAGGTGACGCGGCTTATGTTGCTCTCATGAACGCTTACGTCCTCAGCTATTGTTTTAAGGTTTAGCGGCTTTAGATATTGTATGCCGTTATCAAAAAACTCCCTCTGCCGCCTCAGAATGCTCTCTGTCACACGGTATATTGTGCGGTTACGCTCATCAAGACTCTTTATCAGCCACGTGGCAGAGCGATACTTTTCTAAAAGAAACTGTTTTTCTGTTTTATCCAGAATTGTTTTACTTTTTAAAAGCTCCCGGTACTTACTGCTTATCCGCACACGTGGAGTATGCTCATCGTTTAGAAGTATCTTATAGAGGTCATCCACCTTTTCCACATATACATCAGGTGTGATAAAAGAAACACTGACGTTGGAAAAATTTCTGGCAGGCTTTGGCTCCAGTCCTTCAATTATCTTAACCGCCACCATTACCTCCTCAAGAGTCACACGGTAACTTCTGGCTATAGCCTGATACTTTTTTCTCTCTAAATCCTCCAGATTGTTTCCAATAATTTTCTCTACCAAAGTATCCTCAAGCCCCAGAATCTTTATCTGTATTATCAGACACTCTTTTATGTCACGCGCTCCAACGCCGGGAGGGTCAAAACTCTGTACCAGCTTCAACGCTTTTTCCACCACTAAGAGTTCCTCGCCGAGCACCTTTGCAAGCTCTTCAACGGTTGCACGCAGATAGCCGTTTTCATCAATATTACCGATAATCATCTCAGCAGCCTCTTTCAGCTTGCCGTGTGCTGCAGACATATCCAATTGCAGCTTAAGATGGTCTGTTAAGTCCTGCGACTCGGAAAGGAACGTTTCAAAGCCCGGTTTTTCATCCTCTCCGGCAGTGAAATACCCAAGATCGCGTCCGTCTGCCCCGCGCTCTTCAAAGTACTCATCGACGGAAAAAGACGTCAGCCCCTCCATGGTTACCTCTGAATACGCCCCGTCATTATCGCCATCTGAACGAGCCTCTGGTTCATTGCCAAGCCCGCCCTCTGGCTCCCCCTGATACAAATCCTCCATATGTTCTTCAAGAAACGGATTTTCTATAATTTCCAGATTTATAGCCTGCGTAAGCTCAAGCTGCGGCAGCTGCAGAAGCTTTATCGCCATCTGCAACTGCGGCGTTAGTACCAGCTTTTGCGAAAGCCTTGCTTCTAATCGTGCTTCAAGTGCCATTACAGAGTGAAATCCTCGCCAAGGTATGCTTGTTTAACATTTTTGTTACTGATAAGTTTTTCTGGTGTGCCCTCATCCAGCACCTCGCCGTGATTTATTATGTATGCGCGATCGGTTATAGAAAGCGTATCTCTAACGTTGTGGTCTGTGATGAGAATTCCAAGCCCGCGGTTTTTTAAGTAAATCAGCATTTTTTTAAGCTCTATTATTGCTATCGGGTCTATCCCTGTAAACGGCTCATCAAAGAGAATGAACACTGGGTCCATAGCGATAGCGCGCGCTATTTCTGTGCGTCTTCTTTCCCCTCCGGAAAGGGTGTAGGCAATATTCCCGGCAATATGCGATATGGAAAACTCCTCCAAAACCTGCTGCACTTTATCGGCAATCTGTTGTCTTTTCATTTCCTTAATTTCAAGCACTGCCTGAATGTTTTGAGCTACCGTCAGTTTTCTAAATATTGAGGTCTCTTGCGGCAGGTATGATATTCCGCGTCTTGCGCGAACGTACATGGGCAGTGAGCCGATGTCTTGTCCGTTTAAAGCGATATGCCCTGCATCGTGTTTAACCATTCCCGTCAGCATGTAAAATGTTGTTGTTTTACCGGCTCCGTTAGGGCCCAGAAGTCCCACGATTTCGCCAGTTTTCAGAGTTAAACTTAAATTCCACACTACAGTTTTTTTAGAGTAACTCTTTTTTAGCCCGGTTGCTTCAATGGTGTTCATTTGTCCTCAAGTTGTGCACGGCTGTTTTCCACAACAGATCGGTCATCGTTTAAGTAGTAAGTCATCTTAGTGCCGACTATTTTATTTTTACCCTCACTAGCCTCCGGGTTACCGGTAAAGACTACGTGTTCGTCTTTGCCTGCGAAGTAAACGGTTTTAGCGGCCGTGATTACCTTCTCTGCGCGAATAAGTTTAGTGTTACCGGTTGCATCTATTTGTTTTACCTTAGACTGGTCATCGGTGTAATAGACGACCATTTTGTCGGCGTAAAAGGTGGTCTCTCCTTTTACTGCTTTAACGGAGCCTGTGAAAGTAGCAGTCTTATTTTTGTTGTCTGTGCTTAATTGATCGCTTGTAATTATCAGGGGTATGTTTTTATCTCCTTTAAATAGCTTCGCAGGGGTTGACTCGTTACCGGAGGGCGGTTGAGCGTATAGAGGTACCGTGCTTATTGCTATGATAATTAAAATTGCTATTGATACAGATCCCGTTTTATTTTTCATTAGTTATAAACCACCTTTACATTGCCGTTTAAGGTTACGTTGTCACCATTTGATGAGTTAAAAGAATCAGCGGTCACGGTGTAATTTTTCCCTGTGATTGTTACACCGCTTTTAGAGCTAACCGTCTGAGTTTTGAAATCAACGTATATATCTTTTGACGTTATCTGAGCATCCTTGTTGTAAGCCAGCATATCGCTGTCAACAGTTATGGTATTGTTGGAGAAGTCATAGAGACCGCTTTTGGCTTTAACAGTAATACTCTTTTCAGGAAAATCCGCCTCTATTCCGTCTATCTTAGCTGCTTTACGATTATCCTCTAAAATCAGCCTGTTCACTTTTGCTCTCCAAACAATCTTTGTGTCTGTGCTTCTGTAGATATTTACCTTTTCCATCACAGAGTCACCTGGTTGAATTTTAACATTTTTTGTTAAGTCATTCTCTGGCATTGCAAGCATTATATAAATCACCGTTGCTGCAATAACAACAATTATAGGGATAGTGTTTCTCACACTCTGATTGTATCACGAAAGCAGAGTTCTTTTCAATGCAAAACTCATACCTAAGTGAAATTATTAATGCTTGAAAACTACCCTCCTAAGTGATATAATTAAGTTATGATCGACAAGATGAAGCACATAGAGGCGCTCTATCGTACTGCTTTTGAAAAATACGGGGCTATTGCCCTGTGGAGCAGCCGTCCGGTGCCAAATCCAACTCCTGCCGATGCGCTGGCTATCACACGCAGCTTGAGGGTAGAGGGCGGCATGGACGCACGGCGGCTGGCAGAGCAGATAGAGGAGGCTTGCCGCGCCGCTCACTAAAATTCAGACGGGGATTTTGAGTATTCTAGCAGCTTACCGTGACCCGGAAAGTTACGTTGCAGGCAGTGCGCCATTAAACAAAGATGCGCCTCGCTACTCCTCCGATATTGACATATTCCATGACAGGGAGGAACGAGTGGCACAGGCAGCGGCAGTAGATAGCGCAGTCTTCAAAGGACAATGAAGCAACAAAAATAGAGTGGGTGGTTGACAGCGACTTCCGGTTTTTCCCCACTATACGGGATGACGCCTTTGGCTACATCCTACATCCTATTGATCTTGCCATGAACAAGGTTATGGCTGCAGCCGGACGAAAAGAACCGCGTGACGTGGTGGATTTGATAACAATTAACGACAGGATTTTGCCGATAGGAGCCGTTATTCTGGCCGCAGTTGAGAAATCTACAGGGTTTACGCCCGAGGGGCTAATACACGAAATTCTCCGCGTTGCCAGTTATACGGAGTCTGACTTTAGACGTCTTGCAAGCG
Coding sequences:
- a CDS encoding DUF4145 domain-containing protein codes for the protein MILPKQLNEKFNKRFDELIEEGNKLLSNVQIIEYKNDHLNYGKQIPIVGLNKSEFIEWRTDCHIFLTQLFPEGHVHKEYADNFRRLSNEVSSVERCVAIIKSLKYNLEQGYLSDLSSQIEAEIAADYMTHAERLIEEGAGRKYNHVPAAVLAGAVLEKALREICIKNYPSISVFKSNGDFKTLDPLITDLKKAELYNELKAKQLREYADIRNHAAHGRFEEFTVEDVKGMIEGVNRFLSDYMGQ
- the rapZ gene encoding RNase adapter RapZ, translating into MSSKTFVLIVTGMSGAGKTVTLRALEDSGYFCVDNLPPSLIDDFVKLTTKSAEVGSIAIGMDVREKSFLSDLESTLVHLRKAYTLQILFLEAETDVLIRRFKETRRPHPLQKLHDGNMVKAMESEGALLKPLRNEAEMIVDTSAYTPHQLRTHITSLFGGVSTSSLKVTLISFGFKSGTPHHLDMLFDVRFLANPHFVENLRPLTGLDKSVSDYVIENHVTVEYLKKIEDLLDFLIPNYIKEGKSFLTIGIGCTGGRHRAPAITQKVAAFISKHSLNVEIVHRDI
- the raiA gene encoding ribosome-associated translation inhibitor RaiA, whose protein sequence is MNVSITGRNFDITESIKDYAEGKIKKFAKMLVHECDAMVVLTVEKYRHKAEVLIKSNGVLIQAESITAEMYSSIDEVVEKLERQIKKYKDKLTSKRKGAAKGTAGHAEHTEIATQDTHQIRIIKRKRFDMKPMPPDEAAMNLELLDKDFYIFSNELTGDVNVIYRRKDGDFGLIEPTR
- the rpoN gene encoding RNA polymerase factor sigma-54, with the translated sequence MALEARLEARLSQKLVLTPQLQMAIKLLQLPQLELTQAINLEIIENPFLEEHMEDLYQGEPEGGLGNEPEARSDGDNDGAYSEVTMEGLTSFSVDEYFEERGADGRDLGYFTAGEDEKPGFETFLSESQDLTDHLKLQLDMSAAHGKLKEAAEMIIGNIDENGYLRATVEELAKVLGEELLVVEKALKLVQSFDPPGVGARDIKECLIIQIKILGLEDTLVEKIIGNNLEDLERKKYQAIARSYRVTLEEVMVAVKIIEGLEPKPARNFSNVSVSFITPDVYVEKVDDLYKILLNDEHTPRVRISSKYRELLKSKTILDKTEKQFLLEKYRSATWLIKSLDERNRTIYRVTESILRRQREFFDNGIQYLKPLNLKTIAEDVSVHESNISRVTSNKYLACGHGVYPFRFFFSNSLGSDDGDISSTTVKELIKKIICEEDKTNPLTDQKLMDILSGKGIKIARRTLAKYREELSIAPHTKRKKTAN
- the lptB gene encoding LPS export ABC transporter ATP-binding protein, which translates into the protein MNTIEATGLKKSYSKKTVVWNLSLTLKTGEIVGLLGPNGAGKTTTFYMLTGMVKHDAGHIALNGQDIGSLPMYVRARRGISYLPQETSIFRKLTVAQNIQAVLEIKEMKRQQIADKVQQVLEEFSISHIAGNIAYTLSGGERRRTEIARAIAMDPVFILFDEPFTGIDPIAIIELKKMLIYLKNRGLGILITDHNVRDTLSITDRAYIINHGEVLDEGTPEKLISNKNVKQAYLGEDFTL
- the lptA gene encoding lipopolysaccharide transport periplasmic protein LptA, which gives rise to MKNKTGSVSIAILIIIAISTVPLYAQPPSGNESTPAKLFKGDKNIPLIITSDQLSTDNKNKTATFTGSVKAVKGETTFYADKMVVYYTDDQSKVKQIDATGNTKLIRAEKVITAAKTVYFAGKDEHVVFTGNPEASEGKNKIVGTKMTYYLNDDRSVVENSRAQLEDK
- a CDS encoding LPS export ABC transporter periplasmic protein LptC: MRNTIPIIVVIAATVIYIMLAMPENDLTKNVKIQPGDSVMEKVNIYRSTDTKIVWRAKVNRLILEDNRKAAKIDGIEADFPEKSITVKAKSGLYDFSNNTITVDSDMLAYNKDAQITSKDIYVDFKTQTVSSKSGVTITGKNYTVTADSFNSSNGDNVTLNGNVKVVYN